The Arachis hypogaea cultivar Tifrunner chromosome 16, arahy.Tifrunner.gnm2.J5K5, whole genome shotgun sequence genome contains a region encoding:
- the LOC112757009 gene encoding uncharacterized protein, with the protein MERKLQLEAYENAQFYKEKAKAFHDQNIRRKNFVIGDEVLVYNSRLLLMPKKLRSRWDGPFRVVDVKPYGVVEVIHPTNGVKFRVNGHRVKLYHVQPKNAKELEIFLLGEVPK; encoded by the coding sequence ATGGAACGTAAGCTTCAATTGGAAGCGTATGAGAACGCTCAGTTctacaaggaaaaagctaaggCATTCCATGACCAGAATATCAGGAGGAAGAACTTCGTGATAGGTGATGAAGTGCTTGTGTATAATTCAAGATTGCTATTGATGCCCAAAaaattgagatcaagatgggacggGCCGTTTAGAGTGGTAGATGTCAAGCCTTATGGGGTAGTGGAAGTGATTCACCCTACCAATGGAGTTAAGTTCAGAGTTAATGGTCATAGGGTGAAGCTTTATCACGTTCAACCCAAGAATGCCAAGGAGTTGGAGATTTTCCTCCTTGGTGAAGTTCCCAAGTGA